In Spirochaetota bacterium, a genomic segment contains:
- a CDS encoding SDR family oxidoreductase, whose amino-acid sequence MADAKRFFSGKTAIITGGSKGIGKAAAMEFVSGGGSVCIVARNKKDLQSAADEISKARASDTQTVATIACDTTDMKKLKPLIEGYIKKNGIPDYLMNFVGYAQPGYVQDYTLEDFKGNMETNYYGQLVPILIVLPHFMKRGSGYIVTCSSLLGYLGMIGYATYSPSKFAICGLTESLRSELSHRGIRFSILYPPDTDTPGFENENKFKPAEVMIMSETGGLLTATQVAQKLMRGIMKNQFYIHPGQSRLLWSIARHFPNLAHWIMDGEFKKAMKKLNNKK is encoded by the coding sequence TTATCACCGGCGGCTCCAAGGGAATCGGGAAAGCGGCTGCCATGGAATTCGTTTCCGGCGGCGGGAGCGTATGCATTGTCGCGCGGAACAAAAAAGATCTGCAAAGCGCCGCTGACGAAATAAGCAAAGCCCGCGCAAGTGATACCCAAACGGTCGCAACGATCGCCTGCGACACCACTGACATGAAAAAGCTCAAGCCCCTCATCGAGGGATACATCAAAAAAAACGGCATTCCCGATTACCTCATGAATTTCGTGGGATACGCGCAGCCCGGTTACGTCCAGGACTACACATTGGAAGACTTTAAAGGGAACATGGAAACCAATTACTACGGCCAGCTCGTTCCGATCCTTATCGTCCTTCCTCACTTTATGAAAAGAGGGTCCGGTTATATTGTCACCTGTTCATCGCTCCTCGGATACCTCGGCATGATCGGATACGCAACCTATTCGCCGTCAAAATTCGCCATCTGCGGCCTCACCGAATCCCTGCGCAGCGAGCTATCGCACCGTGGCATACGGTTCTCCATCCTGTATCCACCCGATACCGACACGCCGGGATTCGAAAACGAGAACAAGTTCAAGCCGGCGGAAGTGATGATCATGTCGGAAACGGGCGGTCTTCTCACCGCCACGCAGGTGGCGCAAAAGCTCATGCGGGGAATAATGAAGAACCAATTTTACATCCACCCGGGACAATCCAGGCTGCTCTGGTCGATCGCCCGTCATTTCCCGAACCTCGCACACTGGATCATGGACGGGGAGTTTAAAAAGG